GACTACGCAGTGATGAAGAGGATTCGCCCCTATTACGTGGATGCTGAAGAAGCGAAGCGATATGACGTAAAATCCACCCTACTCATTATAGATGCCAGTATTGAAGAAGCCGCTTTGTTCGACAACTTTTGGCGTCAGCTACGACTGAAACCAGGCCGATTCAACATATTGGGTAGCAATTGCTCCAGCCATGCCTCAAAGGCCTTTATAACAGCTAATATTGTCAGCGAGGGCATACCAGGGCTTGATACGCCCAATAATTTATTTAAACAATTACAAGCCAAACCCGATAGAAATATCGCCATTCGCAGCGGCCATATTGGCGCTAAGAAACTCAGTGAAAATCAATACCGAGCTGAAATTATCGCCCCTGAAATTGTCGAACCAGAGAAAACATGGTGAGAAGCTCACTAAAATATTATGAATACTATAAAATTGAACATAATTACCATTTTCATCACTTTACTCACGGGAGCCTGTGCTATGGCTGCAACGCAAGAATTACACTGGCAGTGGCCCAATGATCGCACCCCCGATCGTGTGCTTCAGCTCACTATCGACGACATAGCCCCCGCTAAGTCGGGCCTTTTCGGCATTCTGCGCACACCGTCCTTAATCGCAAACATGCCCGAACCACAAGTTGTGAGGGGTTATTTAACCGATAAGCCCGAGCAGACCATCACACTAACACTACCTAAAGTCGAGCTAGGCTCACTGACTGAAGGAGATTCCGCTGCCCTTGGGGTCATCGGTGATAACATCTGCATCTGTGTTAAAAAACTTATGGATGGTGACGATGGCATTACCCCTGAAAGCCTATGCCAAAGATGACCGCACTCATCTACACGCTAACCATTGCTTGCTCATGCTATGCCGTTCTTTGTGGCCTGATTTTTTTTAAGCAGAAGGCCATTTTATTCCCCGGTGCGATCAACGACCCTGTGATCATGCGGGGAACGACTTACCAGCCAATATTCATCACGGCGAATAATAACCGCCTCGCCGGCTACCAACGAAGCTTTCAGCACAGTGATAACGACGCGCCGACAATATTGTATTTTGGCGGTAACGCAGAGCCTAGTAGCCATATGCTTTACCACGCCCGCGAGCTAGAGGTGAATGAGTTTTATATCTTCGATTATCGTGGATACGGGCAGAGCAGCGGGACAACCTCTGAGGCGACCTTATTTAGTGATGCTGAAGCCATTATTGATCAGCTGCTAGCACAGGGCGTAGCGCCCTCTCAGTTGGTGATTATGGGCCGCAGCCTGGGGACTGCGGTAGCAGTACATGCAGCCATCTATTTACAAAGCAAGCAGCCCATTCACATTCGGGGCCTGTTGTTGATTACCCCGTTTACTAGCATGGCTGACGTTGCCAGCCATCACTACCCATGGCTACCAGTCAATATGCTACTGAACCAGAAATTTAATACCCTAGCCGCTATCGATAGCAATACAGTTCCGCTCCCCCCTACATTGTTCATGATTGCAGGTAACGACAAAGTCACCACCACGGCGAGTGCCGAGTCGCTATACCAGCACTGGCCAGGCAAAAAAGACAGAGCCGTTTATCACCAGGCGACGCATAACACCATCGATCAGCAGGATGAGTATTACCCCGCCATTAACCAATGGCTAGGGCAACTGAAGCCCTAATTAAAACCTTGAAAGCTTAACTCTGACCAGA
Above is a window of Sinobacterium caligoides DNA encoding:
- a CDS encoding alpha/beta hydrolase — protein: MPKMTALIYTLTIACSCYAVLCGLIFFKQKAILFPGAINDPVIMRGTTYQPIFITANNNRLAGYQRSFQHSDNDAPTILYFGGNAEPSSHMLYHARELEVNEFYIFDYRGYGQSSGTTSEATLFSDAEAIIDQLLAQGVAPSQLVIMGRSLGTAVAVHAAIYLQSKQPIHIRGLLLITPFTSMADVASHHYPWLPVNMLLNQKFNTLAAIDSNTVPLPPTLFMIAGNDKVTTTASAESLYQHWPGKKDRAVYHQATHNTIDQQDEYYPAINQWLGQLKP